The DNA sequence TCAATTTACAAACACTTAACACATCAGTAATgaataaaaggattttttacctaaacttaaaattacatagtccatgtataaataattaaaacaacggaatattatatagatcACCATCTAAGTCCCTTATCATGTAAATCCTTTTTAGCCATCGTTATTTCTTTCTGTAGCTCCTCAGCGGCTTCTTTACAGTCGTTGAAAGTGAGTACTCTGTATAGAACGACAACAACAGCGTACAAGCcgaataaaattagaaatattatgggtgaaattattataagtttcatattctCTTCAATGAACTTGTGTTTCACGTAACCGCCGACGAGGGAGTACCACACGGCAAAGAACGCAGACAATATAGATAACCATTCCAGAAGTTTGGTCATCTTTAATACTTATGTATTATCTCTTACGATGCTGCAAACAACACGAATTATCGGATTAGATATTACAGAGTAATCCCTTTGTTATTCTTCTGTGTTAtatctcatttataaaaactaaataactttCGAATATAGGTTTTGTTAAAAgtagcaaaaatatataatattattttaataatttataacacccGAACCTCGTAATTGTGGGTTTTGAAAGATTTATAACAGGTGGCGACGAAGATGACAGTATTTTGTTGTGATAGCTACTGTCAGAAGAAGTCAGATCATAAACggaaattatagaatatacatattttaatgcgCTTTTTTTACGATGGATGAAGAATACTAAAGGTACTATTGGAAACTAATccaattttttaatgaattagttttaaaataaaaaaatactatttaaaaacatttaacattcaaaaatatcaattttctGTATTAGAGTGTCCAGATCACACTGCCATACAAAAATTAACTAgaggtataaaataatacgagtatatctattttaaaagagAAACGATTCAtagctattatttattataatatttctaccTAATTTTTTAATGGTATATCTCTTTTTAACTTTCCCTTCCACCGTGCAACGTGAACGatgtcttatcaaaataatcacATTCTCAAACATTTAATCGATACGTCAATGTCATGTTCTATCTGACTTTATTTGCAAAACAAAGCACTTGTCCAATCTTATgtacatttgtttaaatattagttaaggagttaatttattacatttttagatTAACGTACTTGTCTTTAAATGGTGGTATACTTAACTTGACCagttaaaacatttaactGTAATAATGAACGAAGTAGacgacaaattttattatgtgtatAGTTCATCATTGGATtataaagttgaaataaaGATGTAAGTAAGCAGTACACTACTTGGATATATATTAACTGGTTTATATAAGTTACGTGAACACATCTATCTAAGTTATATCCTGAGATTTGTGTTACAATAACTAAGATCCTATCTTGGTATtcctttttcttattttattgtgagAGAAGTACAGTACATCATTCGTGTGATATAATCTAAAGTTGTTCGAACTTGTTGTTAAAATCTTAACAACAAGTTCGAATAAAGGCTGGATGTTTAAGGGTATTGCCTCcttcattcaaattaaaaaaaagtgtttatcAAAATCACTATGTTCTATACATCACATCTAacctaaaatgttattaatattacaatattaatttagataaacctaaaattcaaatttctaCAATTTTCACTATTAACTTCACCTTCTTATTTCAGTGGTACTCTAGAAGGCAAACGAACTAAGCCAGAATATGACAAGCTTCTCTCCGACCCAATGCTCAAGTTCTCGGGGTTGTATCAAGAAGGCTGTTCTGACCTATATGTGACCTGCCAAGTGTTGTGCGATGGTGTACCACTGGCTTTACCAATCACAACATCTTATAAATCCTTTACTAAGAGATGGAAGTAAGTCTGACATTATAAACTCAGTTTAATTTcgatttaatgtttatttactagttattaatttcaataaaaactaaaaaaaaattattataacaattatttactatGGAAGTATATTTTGATTGTGATTTTCATTCTGGAAAAGTCAAGG is a window from the Danaus plexippus chromosome 19, MEX_DaPlex, whole genome shotgun sequence genome containing:
- the LOC116767955 gene encoding dolichol-phosphate mannosyltransferase subunit 3 — encoded protein: MTKLLEWLSILSAFFAVWYSLVGGYVKHKFIEENMKLIIISPIIFLILFGLYAVVVVLYRVLTFNDCKEAAEELQKEITMAKKDLHDKGLRW